The Maylandia zebra isolate NMK-2024a linkage group LG7, Mzebra_GT3a, whole genome shotgun sequence genome contains a region encoding:
- the spag16 gene encoding uncharacterized protein spag16, giving the protein MSDTRRGAEEVEERSSAEEDEEEEKSEEALSSSAAPKRNSEPPQAQTLSNIPEAVDDFLRNFLRRAGLTRTLSRFEVEWYGSALRRLTDTLNTVATAAPGVYFIPDALTHRRLLQSELEAVRAETELLREEVLGAGASLVRIQRERDFHRLQHRRVSEDKRRLTEDFKQLKKHLQSYDPVLRQLEEKYQTAVRQKMLLSFHRERLQSTTDPTPAQVKEERRKEKPPAKTTARLKDSEFPPCSGLPRAYLEQMNSHKSFASFSLACSIRAHQQPISCIDLHPRKLILVSASDDSTWRLWVLPEEREKVGEMLLTGEGHSDWLSGCSFHPDGSKLATTSGDMTVRLWDFSRGCCVLMLSGHAQPTWACSFHSCGHFLASCSADRTAKLWDLNSQRCRLTLRQHTASVNSVCFLPSSNLLLTCSADKTIALWDARLGVCTTTFLGHYHPCNHAAFSSATSMVASCDSSGIVNTWDMRKPTSPMAAGDTGPLSANQVAFNHSGKMLAVASSDGLVKLVEVDSGSVSSLEGHRDSVQSVTFDHKGETVISAGSDGRVNIWS; this is encoded by the exons ATGTCAGACACAAGACGAGGAGcggaggaagtggaggagagGAGCAGTGCTGAGGAGgacgaagaggaggagaagtCTGAGGAGGCTCTCTCCTCCTCAGCAGCTCCCAAGAGAAATTCTGAACCGCCACAAGCGCAAACTCTGTCTAACATCCCCGAGGCGGTGGACGACTTCCTGAGGAACTTCTTGCGCAGAGCCGGCCTGACGCGGACTCTGAGCCGCTTCGAGGTGGAGTGGTACGGCTCGGCGCTCAGGCGCCTCACAGACACCCTGAACACCGTAGCCACGGCGGCCCCGGGGGTCTACTTCATCCCCGATGCTCTCACACACCGACGCCTCCTCCAGAGCGAGCTGGAGGCGGTGCGCGCAGAGACGGAGCTGCTCAGGGAGGAGGTGCTGGGTGCAGGAGCGAGCCTAGTGAGGATACAGAGGGAGCGGGACTTTCACCGGCTGCAGCACCGGCGAGTCTCCGAGGACAAAAGGAGGCTCACAGAGGACTTCAAACAACTGAAGAAACATCTGCAGTCGTACGACCCCGTGCTCAGGCAGCTGGAGGAGAAATACCAAACAGCTGTCAGGCAGAAGATGCTCCTCAgcttccacagagagagactgCAAAGCACCACAGACCCTACACCAGCGCAggtgaaggaggagaggaggaaggagaaacCACCAGCAAAGACCACTGCACGCCTGAAGGACTCGGAGTTCCCCCCCTGCAGTGGGCTCCCAAGGGCCTACCTGGAACAAATGAACTCTCACAAAAGCTTCGCATCTTTCAGCCTCGCATGCTCTATAAGAGCGCAtcagcagccaatcagctgcATCGACCTGCATCCAAGAAAACTGATCCTTGTCTCGGCCAGTGATGACAGCACCTGGAGATTGTGGGTTCTCccagaagaaagagaaaag GTGGGTGAGATGCTGCTGACTGGTGAGGGtcactctgattggctgtccggTTGTAGCTTTCACCCTGATGGATCAAAATTAGCGACAACCAGCGGAGACATGACA GTGCGGCTCTGGGACTTCTCTCGTGGCTGCTGTGTACTGATGCTCTCTGGCCATGCCCAGCCCACCTGGGCATGCTCCTTTCACTCATGTGGTCACTTCCTGGCCTCCTGCTCTGCTGACAGAACCGCCAAGCTGTGGGACCTGAACAGCCAGCGCTGTCGCCTCACACTGCGCCAACACACCGCCTCCGTCAACAGCGTCTGCTTCCTACCTTCCTCCAACCTCCTCCTCACCTGTTCCGCTGACAAAACCATCGCCCTGTGGGATGCCAGGCTAGGTGTCTGCACCACCACCTTTCTTGGACATTATCACCCCTGCAACCATGCTGCCTTCAGCTCAGCGACCAGCATGGTGGCCTCCTGTGACTCTTCTGGCATCGTCAACACGTGGGACATGAGAAAACCCACATCGCCGATGGCCGCTGGAGACACCGGGCCGCTTAGTGCCAACCAAGTGGCGTTTAACCACTCAGGGAAGATGCTGGCGGTTGCCAGCAGCGACGGTTTGGTGAAACTGGTGGAGGTAGACTctggcagtgtgagcagcttGGAGGGCCACAGGGACAGTGTGCAGAGTGTGACCTTTGACCACAAGGGGGAGACTGTGATCTCGGCAGGGAGTGATGGGAGGGTTAACATCTGGTCGTAA